Proteins encoded by one window of Cervus canadensis isolate Bull #8, Minnesota chromosome 18, ASM1932006v1, whole genome shotgun sequence:
- the LOC122420604 gene encoding zinc finger protein 154-like isoform X2: MAAAAAALREQPQNYSLWAFVVSVNFEDVAVTFSWEEWDLLDEPQRCLYRDVMLENLALITSLGCCHEVETKKTSFEQNVYFQRMSQIRTPKADLSSKKAHPCELCVQILTDFLYLGQCQGIHSKQKLHRSGKQLYVSTNLHQHQKQCIGEKLFRRDVDRTSFVMNCKFHVSGKSLVFRVVEKDFLTRSQFLQQWATDTWERSSRTECETAFQRGKTYPNWGEVSKKSHLIVYQRVHTREKPYKCSESGKSFSRNSTLLQHQRIHTGERPYECSECVKTFNQRSALHQHQRLHTGSRPYKCTDCGKSFADNSTFIKHRRIHTGERPYECSKCGKAFSQSSSLLRHQSVHTGERPYECGECGKSFRQKPNLIQHWRIHTRERPFKCEKLFSNKSHLTEHQRVHTRERPYECGECKKFFSKRSHLIIHQRVHTGERPYKCNECGKSFSQNSTLLQHQRIHTGERPYECSDCGKTFNQRSALHQHQRLHTGSRPYKCTDCGKSFADNSTFIKHRRIHTGERPYECSKCGKAFSQSSSLLRHWRVHAGERPYECGECGKSFRQSFPKFFTPSTSQSSLEKNLTSKENLRSWLAQTVFQHQRTHTGSKPCMSAMNVGSTLQKASDSLNT; this comes from the exons atggcggcggcggcggcggcgctgaGGGAGCAGCCTCAG aactactCCCTGTGGGCCTTTGTG GTCAGTGTGAACTTTGAAGATGTAGCTGTGACCTTTTCCTGGGAGGAATGGGATCTCCTTGATGAGCCTCAGAGATGCCTGTACCgtgatgtgatgctggagaacttgGCACTTATAACCTCCCTGG GTTGTTGCCATGAAGTGGAGACCAAGAAGACTTCTTTTgagcaaaatgtttattttcaaagaatgtcACAGATCAGGACTCCCAAGGCAGATCTATCCTCCAAAAAGGCCCACCCCTGTGAACTATGTGTCCAAATATTGACAGACTTTCTATACTTGGGTCAATGTCAAGGAATACATTCAAAGCAGAAATTACATAGGTCTGGGAAACAGTTGTATGTCAGCACAAACCTTCATCAGCATCAGAAGCAGTGCATCGGGGAGAAACTCTTCAGAAGAGATGTGGATAGAACTTCATTTGTGATGAACTGCAAATTCCATGTGTCAGGAAAGTCATTAGTTTTCAGGGTGGTTGAGAAGGACTTCTTGACCAGGTCTCAATTTCTCCAGCAATGGGCTACTGACACCTGGGAGAGGTCAAGCAGAACTGAGTGTGAGACAGCCTTTCAGAGGGGAAAAACTTATCCTAACTGGGGAGAAGTTAGCAAGAAGTCCCACCTCATTGTATACCAGAGAGTTCACACCAGGGAAAAGCCATATAAATGCAGTGAAAGTGGGAAGTCATTTAGCCGAAACTCTACGCTCCTTCAACATCAGAGAATCcacactggagaaaggccttatgagTGCAGTGAATGCGTGAAAACTTTTAATCAACGTTCTGCTCTTCATCAGCATCAGAGACTTCACACTGGTTCAAGGCCTTATAAGTGCACTGATTGTGGGAAATCCTTTGCCGATAATTCCACCTTCATTAAACACaggagaattcacactggagaaaggccttatgagTGCAGCAAATGTGGGAAAGCATTTTCCCAAAGTTCTTCACTCCTGCGACATCAGAGTGTTCACACTGGGGAAAGGCCTTATGAATGTGGAGAGTGTGGAAAATCCTTTAGGCAAAAGCCCAACCTTATTCAACATTGGAGAATTCACACTAGAGAAAGACCTTTTAAATGTGAGAAATTATTTAGCAACAAGTCCCATCTCACTGAACACCAAAGAGTTCACACTAGAGAAAGGCCATATGAGTGTGGGGAATGTAAGAAATTCTTTAGCAAGAGGTCCCACCTTATTATACACCAGAGAGTTCACACCGGGGAAAGGCCATATAAATGCAATGAATGCGGGAAATCATTTAGCCAGAACTCTACGCTCCTTCAACATCAGAGAATCcacactggagaaaggccttatgagTGCAGTGACTGTGGGAAAACTTTTAATCAACGTTCTGCTCTTCATCAGCATCAGAGACTTCACACTGGTTCAAGGCCTTATAAGTGCACTGATTGTGGGAAATCCTTTGCCGATAATTCCACCTTCATTAAACACaggagaattcacactggagaaaggccttatgagTGCAGCAAATGTGGGAAAGCATTTTCCCAAAGTTCTTCACTCCTTCGACATTGGAGAGTGCATGctggagaaaggccttatgaATGTGGAGAGTGTGGAAAATCATTTAGGCAAAGTTTCCCAAAGTTCTTCACTCCTTCGACATCACAGAGTTCATTGGAGAAAAATCTTACAagtaaagaaaatttaagaagcTGGTTAGCCCAAACTGTTTTTCaacatcagagaactcacacTGGATCAAAGCCATGTATGAGTGCCATGAATGTTGGAAGTACTTTGCAAAAAGCTTCAGATTCATTAAACACTTGA